Part of the Musa acuminata AAA Group cultivar baxijiao chromosome BXJ2-7, Cavendish_Baxijiao_AAA, whole genome shotgun sequence genome is shown below.
AAAGTTATGAAACGACGGCAAATGGGACACTTGCATGGTTGAAGGGCAGATCCATGATGCCACACACGCAGAATACAATGGCCTGAGAATACAAAATTGATAGTCTCAAAACATATTATAACTAATTAATCAACAAACATACTGAGACAATAATGACCTCCTGACTCTACAATTAAAACTTGACTTAGGACCAATAATACCTACCATCTCTGGGATATTTGAGGTAAATGATAATGCTAATCTTCAAAGCTATAAGCTAGATGCATAATCTAAGCAAATTTAAAATCACTTCTGAGATCAAGAATCTAAACATATGTCCACTAATTGCCATTGGAAAATGTCTTTTATTCTACCTCACTAATTCATGTAGGAGATCTCTCTGGGAAACCATAATAGATTAAGCGATAGAGCAACTAGCATGCTCATTACAGAAGCATGTATAGAACTCAAAAATCACCAACACTTTATGAGAAAGCATAAAGAAAGAATGAACAGCGAGAACAATCTGCACAGGCTGTGAATGACAACATATGACCTCTCAAAGTGTAGAAGAACTAACCAGTGTCAAGCAAAAGTCTTGAAGATACTGAAGATGAGCATTTTACGAGATTATTATGTGTCCCTAGCCAACAAATAAAGTTGGCATTGTGAAAAAGCTCCAAAACGTCACAAAAGAAAGGTAaaaaatgaagaagaaaatgTACATTATAGTGTGACATGATAATAAATAGGTTTTAATACACTACTGCTACATGACTGAGCCATCGTGAGATGTTTTTTTATCTAATATAAAAATGTTGCTCAGCTGGTTTTGGGAGCAATGATTAGGAAACAAAAATGTTGTGATTCAAAAGAGGAAACAAAAACTATAAGAGTTACATGAAAGATCTACTTTTGAGTCCTCATCTTTCATGGATCAACATAATAGCCATATAAACTTTCATACTGTATGTAATCTAGGAATGATGTTATTTTAATTGATGAGAGTTTAGTTGAGATTTAAGTCTTAACTTGATCGATGGAGATAAATGATAGAAACCAAGAGTTTTAGGTTTAATAAGACTATGATCAAATATTTGGTATATTATTTAAGCAAGGCCAAGAAAAGAATCCAGAGTACAGTTGAAATGTTATGTGCATAAGAAAGCATTCAACTATCATAAATAAACTTGCATTACTTGCTCGAAGAAAACATCACAAATCTTGATGGCAGATTCCATTATTCAATTAGTCAACCTTCCAAATATTCTTGTATACAAATTAATGTTATGGAAGATAAAATGTTCTTCTTTATTAAACTAAACCTGACAACCATTCAGAATCCAAATTCACTCCATATTTAATAACAACTAGCCATTCAAAATGCGTTTCAAAATTATGAGATATTATCAGATCAGTTACCATGGATTCCCATGAAAATTCTTCATCCAACTGACTAAAATTACAAAAATGGTGGCATGCGACTCAACCTAAAACAATGAATAAATTGGCTCTACCACCTCAGGCCAGCGAAGAATCTCCACTTTGTGGGAAAGCTCGTCTTGTTGCAACCATACACGATTAACGACGAAGAAATAGAAATTAAAGATTCAAAACTAAACAAAAGGGACATCAAGAACAAAAAAATTAGGGTTCAAGATCTTATGAGATATTGTCAGATCAGATACCACGAATTCCCATAAAAATTCTTCAACCATCAGACTGGAATGACAAAAAGCGCTGGTCAAGAATGCGAAAGCTAGTCTTGTTGCAATCGAACACAATTAACAAATGAAGAAAACGAAACTAAAGACTCAAAACCAAACAAGAAGGACGTCAAAAACAAGAAATTAAGGTTCAAGATTTTACGAGAAATTGCCAGATTAGACACCACGAGTTCCCACAAAGATTCTTCATCCGACTAAAACTACAAGAACGATGGGAATCAACGAAATCGATGAAAAAATTGGATCCACCACCTCAGGTTAGCGAAGAATGGCCAACATGCGGGAAAGCTCAGAAAACGAAACTAAAGGTTCGAAACTAAACAAGAAGGCCGTCAAGAACAAGAAATTAGGGTTCAAGATtgtagagagagagggagggggtgGGTTGGGGTTAAGAGCCGTGACCGCAGAACCAGTGGGAGCAATTGGCTTGGCATGGGAGGGTGAAGCTGTCGTGGCAGATCGAGCAGAAGTCCTCCTCCGGCGGAGATTCCATTCCTTCTTTTACTTTCTCGGGCCGAGGAACGTGATTAGATGAATCAAGAAGCAGAAGAAGCGCAAAGATCAAATGACGGCATCCTCGTAACTTCGCCGGAGCCCCGCGGGCTGCACGCCTCCTGCTTGTCTTAATGCGCGCTTAAGCATCCACGGAGGCTCACATGCCAATTATCTTTTTAAtaggattattatatttttaaaataaaattataatattttcaatgcaAAGAGTTCGTATATTTTATCGAAAATTTATCTAAGAATTATTTAGGATAAAATCCTAAAATCCCAAGAATTATTGTGTTTCCAATAAtactaaaataattatattatagtattttttatgttatatcataatattttttattctgaaaatattataatatagtgtACAAATAtatagtatttatatatatatatatatatatatatatatatatatatatatatatatatatactatcacTATTTTGGATATTGGATGTAAAACTTAGCTTAGAGAGGGGTAAATATGGGAACCAATTTATGAGTAGGGATATGTCTGTCATTTTGACAAACCCTTTACGGACCCCTCCTCTGTCTCCTTCGTCGTCTTTCTCCGCTGTAGGAACCGTCAAAACCCTAACCAGGACCGAGAGGGTGCTATAAACCCTGTCAAGTTTTCTTCGTTCCATGGCGACCACCTCCGCCTACGCCGCGTCTTCCTCCGTCGTTCGCATTCTTTGCTCCAATCCCGCCCGCGATCCCCCTTCCGTAAGAAGACAGCCGGAAACATCTCTCTTCTCCCTACCCATCTCATAAAGCTCATTTTTCTCTGATTACCTATTCTAATGCTTAGATGCTGCTTCGATTGTAGGGCTTTAAGGGTTGCTGGGGTTTTAGCGGGAGTTTACGGTTCTCCTCGAAGAGGAGCACAGCGCCGCTGGCGATGATGTCACGGAGATCGGACACGAGTCTGGGTGATGGGGATAGGGAGAAGGACACGAGCACCTCGGCTGTGGCGGAGGGTTTTGCTGATCGCTTGGATGATTTATCTTCGGAGTCGGGTTTGTTCAGCCTTCTTGATCATTTTTCTTGTTTTATACATGAATTAACTGAGTTTGGAAGCTCATTTTTACAGAATTGGTGGAGAGGGAACCGAGCGTCGCCACGATATTGACTGGCTTTGGAAATTCGTTTGATCCCTATGGAGCTATGAGTACACCATTGTACCAAACATCCACATTTAAGCAGGTAAaagttccttttttttcttccatttcaCTTCAAAGAAAATGACTCTATTGTCTAAAGAAGCTTTTAAATCTAGGCCATTTAATTGTATTTGATAGTTGCTTAGggtgaaaaagaaacaaaaaatagcAGGCCTTGTGAAGCAAACCCAGGCTTTCAAGCTTTTTTCTGATAGATGCGTGTAATCAATTGGGGAAGGAGGATGATAATGGCATGATATTGAAGAGCAAAGCTTTTTCtaactttttattttctttttgctccCCTTTCTCAAAGAGAAATGAGTTGTTGAAGAGCTTCCTCTCCTTTTTCTATGAATATGTGTTGGTTCTGGAAAAATACATTGATAGAGTTTAAATTGAATGTGGAGCCGTAGAAGAAGTTTAGTTTAATTTTCCCTTTTGAGCCAGTCATTTCTTGCTTATCCTGAAATACTTGGTGATATGCTTGTTGAGTTGCAAGTTCTTGCCTTTCCATGTTCTTCAGCCTTCAGCAACTACTTATGGCCCCTATGACTATACCAGAAGCGGTAATCCTACTCGAGATGTGCTGCAAAGGTTTGTTATCTGATGCTGGTATGCACAGCTTAGATATAGCAAGTATAATTTGGAAATcatttctcattttttattgataaatatattgTTGTCTAAATAATCAGTCTTATGGCTAAGCTTGAGAAGGCTGATCAGGCATTTTGCTTCACTAGTGGCATGGCTGCTCTTGCTACTGTTACACATCTTGTTGAAGCTGGTGTGAATCTACCTCTAAATATCCTGACATTTGCCACTGGACGTAATTGAATGGCCAAGCTTTTATATCTAGGTCAAGAAATCGTTGCTGGAGATGACATATATGGCGGCTCTGACCGGTTGCTATCACGAGTGGTTCCAAAGAGTGGGGTTATCGTGAAGTTAGTTTGGTGTCCTTCCCTTCTCAACAGATATTTTTTTTACCACAGTTGTCAAATGCTAACAACATTATATATTTTTGACATTGCAGACGAGTTAACACATCTGACATCAATGAGGTGGCATCTGCAATTGGCCCTTCGACAAAGCTTGTGTGGGTAGAGAGCCCAACAAATCCTCGCCAACAGATAACCGACATACGAGTACGCAAATGGCTATAGTGGTTTGTTAGACACTATACTGCTTCCTTTTTCGAGAAATTCTTGTGCCTAGGAAGGTGTTCTGCATAAGTCAAGGGTGTTTTTTGTGACCTCTCTCATCTGATTATGAAGCATAGTAGGATTTGCACTGTGATGCCCCCAGTTTGTCATTATTTAGACTTTGGCATTTGATCATTCTTTTGAAAGACTAAGATGCCTCCCCTGGATCTTATATCATGCTGTTTGTTGGTCACTGTTTTTAAATAATCTGTTCTCTTGATATCATGAGATGCCTTTGCTAATATTTTCATTTAATGGCAGAAAATCTCCGAGATAGCTCATTCCTTTGGTGCGTTAGTTATGGTGGACAATAGTATCTTGTCTCCAGTGCTATCTCAGCCATTACAACTTGGAGCAGGTATTCTTATGGACTGTTATTGTAGAATAGTATTTTACAGGTTCTGGCATCTTCAGTGTCTTAGTTAAATGATAGGTTTCTGATTTACTGGCAATTTCTTCCCCTTGCAGATATTGTGATGCACTCAGCTACTAAATTTATCTCTGGTCATAGTGATCTTATGGCAGGCATCCTTGCTGTAAAGGGTGACAGGTGGGAGATTTTTGTTATTGATGTTATTTATAGCTCACAATCTCATTTACATTTCACATAttttgttgacatacatcatataTCCTGGTAAACATCAAAATAAGTATTTTTGAGTTGCAGCCAACCATCCCTAGAGTGGATGAACATCCAATCAGTCATTCAGTTTTAAACTCTGACATGTTATGGCATCCAAcagaaaatatacatatatatatgtatatatatgtatatatatatgtatatgtatatgtatatgtatatatatatatatatgtatatgtatatatatgtatgtatatgtatatgtatatgtatatgtatatgtgtgtatatatatatatgtatatgtatgtatatatatatatgtatatgtatgtatatgtatatgattGTCTATCAGAATACTGCTTTATGgagaacaagaaaatttaaaaagaagtGGCTGCAAGATATGATGTCTGATGTTTATCGGAATTGGAAGGGTCTTATGGATAAAAGTTGTGCAAGGAACTCAGCGCTTTACTCATTGGACTTTTGTTTTGGTAGCTTTTGCAAGAGTATAGAGGACTCTTTTTTAGTTTCTACAAGTATCATTCTGAAGTTAAATATTAGCAACCAGTTGATAAACTTTTTTTATGCAAGAATATTGTATCATGACATCCTACTGGGCCTTGGCCTACTTGCGCCACGAATCATGGGACTTTAAATTTACTATCTTTTTCTAACTGCCATACTAATAATTCTATCAGCGAATTCGATTGTGTTTCCTGTCACTATGAAATTATTACCATGTCCTGTTACTGAAGCAACATATAATACCTATTTTCTTTTGTATGGCATCACCAGCTTGGCCAAAGAGATTGCATTCCTCCAAAATGCGGAAGGCTCTGGATTGGCACCATTTGATTGTTGGCTTTGCTTGCGAGGTATCAAGACCATGGCTCTGCGTGTAGAGAAACAACAGGTGCAACCATTTGTTTTGTCCCTGTATAATTGCCTTTAAGTTCCTGTCTGTACGGAGTTAAAGTGGGAGACAAATTTGCCAACCATGAAAGAAGTAAAAGCAATAGGGTTTTGTGGACTTTGTTTATACCTAGATGCAAAGTAAATCGGGTAATTCATAAAATGACATTTATTTTGCATTCTGTATTTATATTTCTACACCCTGTTAATAAGAAAACATGGATTTATGAGACATTTTCAACTGGGCATGACTTATGCTTTTTGCAGTTTAATCATGAGTGTTAATTATGCATGCAAAAGCAGACGTTTGTTTTTTGAAGTTAAATACTTATCATGGTAAACATGAACCAGGATTTGGTTTCTCTAAATGAAACATTAACGTTGTTTTAAGTTTGTTATGTTTTCAAATTTCAATGATTATTGATGTGGAATAATTACCTTTGCATCATTTCAATATTGTATGCATTGAGTTGTGCTTGTTGGCCATCTCACTTATTATTATTTTGCCGATAGGCTAATGCACAGAAGCTTGCTGAATTCCTATCATCCCACCCGAGGGTGAAGCAAGTGAACTATGCCGGACTTCCTGGCCATCCTGGGCGCTCGTTGCATTATTCTCAGGTAAGGTAAAGGTGTATAGTAAAATAAGGATCTCAGGAAGATCATTTGTTTTTTGATTTACTTTGCAGGCAAAAGGTGCTGGTTCTGTACTTAGCTTCTTGACAGGATCACTAGCTCTCTCAGAGCATATTGTGCAAAGCACCAAGTACTTCAGTGTAACTGTTAGTTTTGGTAATTCTCCTCCCTTTTCGGTAGCCTTTCATACGATGAGAAAACAAAAATCTATTCCTAGATGTTTTTTGTAGCATTAGCTGGTCACCATGCTGCAATTTGACATAGTTATGTTATTAATGAATTGAAGCTCAACAGAGGCTTCACTGACCATTTTGACGAAAGCATCCATGTAGATAGCATTTTTTTCTTGTTAGCTACTCTTTATGTGCATTCACAATGTATTTTCATTTGATCCAGGGAGCGTGAAGTCCTTGATAAGCTTGCCATGCTTCATGTCCCATGCAAGTATACCGGCTTCAGTTCGTGAGGCTAGGGGTCTGACCGATGACCTTGTTCGTATCTCTGTTGGCATTGAGGACATTGAGGATCTTATGGCAGATTTAGACTATGCCATTAGATCCGGGCCAGGTTAAAGTCGATGCTGTTGTTCATCCACTTGTGCTTTCTTGTGAATCAAATCCCTGCTTAGCTGTAAGTTGTATGGGTAAAACTACTTCCATTCCATTTGGACAACCAGTAGTTCGTCCCCTTCTAGGAAAAGTTATTTATGA
Proteins encoded:
- the LOC135617813 gene encoding cystathionine beta-lyase, chloroplastic-like, with the protein product MATTSAYAASSSVVRILCSNPARDPPSGFKGCWGFSGSLRFSSKRSTAPLAMMSRRSDTSLGDGDREKDTSTSAVAEGFADRLDDLSSESELVEREPSVATILTGFGNSFDPYGAMSTPLYQTSTFKQPSATTYGPYDYTRSGNPTRDVLQSLMAKLEKADQAFCFTSGMAALATVTHLVEAGQEIVAGDDIYGGSDRLLSRVVPKSGVIVKRVNTSDINEVASAIGPSTKLVWVESPTNPRQQITDIRKISEIAHSFGALVMVDNSILSPVLSQPLQLGADIVMHSATKFISGHSDLMAGILAVKGDSLAKEIAFLQNAEGSGLAPFDCWLCLRGIKTMALRVEKQQANAQKLAEFLSSHPRVKQVNYAGLPGHPGRSLHYSQAKGAGSVLSFLTGSLALSEHIVQSTKYFSVTVSFGSVKSLISLPCFMSHASIPASVREARGLTDDLVRISVGIEDIEDLMADLDYAIRSGPG